In the Flavobacterium sp. 90 genome, TGATCGTGAAAACCGTTTCAGAACGACTTATGATGATATTGAACCTATTTATAATGGTGAAGAAATCACTGGATTTACAGGTCGTGTAAAACGTCAAACAAAAGGTGGAATTGACAATAATCGCAACAAAAATAGAAGATTAGAAGATCAACGTGTTCAGAATTATTCGATTCGTGGAGAACACTTAATCAACTCTAAATTAGATTTAGACTGGTCTGCAAATTATGCAAAAGCCAGAGAATATCGTCCTGAAGAGCGTTATATCGAATACCGTCAGAAAGGTCTTGATCTGACAGAAGATTTATCTGATATTAGATTTCCTTTGATTACAACAACGGGAGAATCATTAGACAAATTCAAATTTCAATCGGTTACTGAAAACACGGATGAAACGAGCGAAAGTGAATTTGGAGCAAAAATTAATATCCGTTTTCCTTTCACCATTATTCCATCTGAAAAAGGAAGATTACGAACAGGTCTTAGACTTCGTTTGAAAGAAAAAGAAAGAAACAACAACTTCTATTCTTACGAACCAATCAATGACGATATTGCTTTATTATCTGGCGTTCCAACAAGTTATTATGATGGAAAAAACTTTAATCCGGGAAGCAAATATGTTCCAGGAACTTTTGCATCGGCAAATTTCTTAGGAAGTTTAGATTTGAATAATACTGCATTATTTGATAAAGCAGCAGATCCTGCAGAATTTTTAGCAGTAAATTATAATGCCAAAGAAAGTATTTATGCTGCTTATGTAAGATGGGATCAGGATTTTAACGACAAACTATCTATGGTTTTAGGTTTTCGTGTAGAGAATACTCATATCGATTATACCGGAAACAGAGTTTTGGATGAAGAAGAATTAGAAAGCCAAATCAACACAACAAATGCCTACACGAATGTAATGCCAAGTCTTTCTTTTCAATATAATGCTACAAAAGATTTAGTTCTAAGAGCTGCTGCAACAACTGCATTGGCAAGACCAAACTACTATGCATTGGCGCCTTATGTAAATAATATTGCTGCTGACAAAGAAATTAGCGCCGGAAATCCGGATCTTAACGCAACTTACTCTTACAACTATGATTTCATGGCTGAGAATTATTTCAAATCTGTTGGTTTAATTTCGGGAGGAGTTTTCTACAAAAGATTAAATGATTTCATTTACAATTATAGTGATAATCAATATGACGCTGCAAAATTTGCTGCTGATTTCCCTAACCAAACTAATCCAATTCCTGTTGGTGAAAACTGGTCATTTTTACAATCAAGAAATGGAGATAAAGTTGATGTTTACGGATTTGAAGTTGCATTTCAACGTCAATTAGATTTCCTTCCGGGGAAATTCTTAAAAGGATTTGGTATCTATTTGAACTATACTTACACAAAATCTAAAGCAAAAGGAATTGCTGACGAAGACGGAAACGAAAGAAATAATATCAGTCTTCCTGGAACAACGCCGCATATGTTTAATGGTTCATTGTCTTGGGAAAACAAACGTTTTTCTGCGAGAGTTTCTACGAATTTCACTTCAGATTATTTAGATGAATTGGGTTCTGAATCTTACAAAGACAGTTATTATGACAAGCAATTTTTCTTAGATGCAAATGCTTCGTTCAAAATTACTCCAAAACTTCGCCTTTTTGCCGAAGCTAACAACTTAACAAACCAGCCTTTACGCTACTATCAAGGAGTTGAGGCGCACACCAAACAAGCAGAATACTACCAAGCCAGATATAATTTTGGTTTGAAGCTTGACTTGTAATAACCAATTTATAAAATTCCTAAATTAGGCAGAACTTAACGGTTCTGTCTAATTTTATTAAAATGAAATCCATAATGAAAAATAAATTTATACTTACTATTTTACTTTCTAGCATTTTATTCATCGCTTGTAAAGATGATAAATTAGCTCCTGTTGCTGCAAATGCCGTAAAACCAACTGTTGTTACTGAAGCTTTACCTCACGATACAGATGATCCTTCTATTTGGATTCATCCAACAGATGCTTCAAAAAGTATTATCGTAGGAACTGATAAAGACACAGATGGTGCTTTGTATGCTTTTGATTTAAAGGGAAAAATCGTTGCAAAATCAGAAGTTTTAAAACGTCCGAATAATGTTGATATCGCTTATGGTTTAATAATCGACGGAAAAAAAGTTGACGTTGCCGTAACTACAGAACGTGAATCTAATAAAATAAGAATCTTT is a window encoding:
- a CDS encoding TonB-dependent receptor, which codes for MKKIYLVVTFMLLAFSGYAQKAIISGKVLDIDDKLPLPGAMIQIVGENKYTVSDYNGRFELLNINAGTYQVQVKYIGYTAITQEITVEQGKNNVIDFALKTSGTELNEVVVGDILKGQAKALNQQKNNKNIGNVISSDQMGRFPDANVGDALKRVPGITMQNDQGEARNIIIRGLAPSLNSVTLNGDRIPSAEGDNRNVQMDLIPSDMISTIEVNKTLTPDMDADAIGGSVNLVTRATPNGERISATLAGGYMPIREHGTYTAGFVYGNRFLDNKLGAVFSGSYNNVDYGSDNIENEWVKDDFGNEYLQASEIRKYDVQRIRRSGSVALDYKFDDNNTIFANAIYNWRDDRENRFRTTYDDIEPIYNGEEITGFTGRVKRQTKGGIDNNRNKNRRLEDQRVQNYSIRGEHLINSKLDLDWSANYAKAREYRPEERYIEYRQKGLDLTEDLSDIRFPLITTTGESLDKFKFQSVTENTDETSESEFGAKINIRFPFTIIPSEKGRLRTGLRLRLKEKERNNNFYSYEPINDDIALLSGVPTSYYDGKNFNPGSKYVPGTFASANFLGSLDLNNTALFDKAADPAEFLAVNYNAKESIYAAYVRWDQDFNDKLSMVLGFRVENTHIDYTGNRVLDEEELESQINTTNAYTNVMPSLSFQYNATKDLVLRAAATTALARPNYYALAPYVNNIAADKEISAGNPDLNATYSYNYDFMAENYFKSVGLISGGVFYKRLNDFIYNYSDNQYDAAKFAADFPNQTNPIPVGENWSFLQSRNGDKVDVYGFEVAFQRQLDFLPGKFLKGFGIYLNYTYTKSKAKGIADEDGNERNNISLPGTTPHMFNGSLSWENKRFSARVSTNFTSDYLDELGSESYKDSYYDKQFFLDANASFKITPKLRLFAEANNLTNQPLRYYQGVEAHTKQAEYYQARYNFGLKLDL